From a single Larimichthys crocea isolate SSNF chromosome XIII, L_crocea_2.0, whole genome shotgun sequence genomic region:
- the lmtk3 gene encoding uncharacterized protein lmtk3 isoform X1, giving the protein MRPHCWVMVALAGIMSYFSPERALGAPQREVSQSRAASLSPPPYVVILISCSGLVSFVLLLLTCLCCKRGGVGFNVSLQHEFDNADGEECSGGSSPIQEDSLSSCPSLPEVYTLPVRDRPNCPALQDGADSKSQCFKRHALNYLQEIGNGWFGKVILAEVLCDCSSSQAVVKELRVSASPLEQRKFLAESEPYRSLKHPNILQCLGQCSESIPFLLVMEFCQLGDLKRYLRAQRKSDGMTPDLPTRDLLTLQRMAFEITSGLLHLHENNYIHSDLALRNCLLTSDLTVRIGDYGLSHNHYKEDYYLTPDKLWIPLRWIAPELLEEYRGSLIVTDQTKTSNVWSLGVVIWELFEFGSQPHRHLSDEEVLTFVIRERQITLAQPRLKLSHADYWYEIMQSCWLPPSQRPSVAEIFLLLSSLLAAERGMTRGSVGEEDEEDEEYEEGRGRRGESEESFERRWDLLRPPAFQTAANERQRERDYGREDRDNSYPLLDPVGNCITPSSSELDDILTVTETSKGLNFEYFWEKAHARRGYKPLPPPQPIPTVNNNHRQSLDTPTVVPVISARSPSLASEYYIRLEEHTPQDKSPTLKGKTHASFRSDSISAGDMELVEIRSGMLGKERVPYCSSDKCGKGLQTVRSSEVQLQVPNTGVAEFRDTSSRVTDFSVVDLGDDDEEERKKSSEADKKSSTSSQAPVLPPKPRSMSMSSANHLHSRPLPAPPLGYRGLPHYSITGKIETDPHHMSSCPPSTFDHLGLHRARQTLPPSPSLSPSLPPSSHPIYPQPPQMCPPPLPPHSKPQRTCPSYNTADSYSRYNKPQIQRSNKDPLSCDLSEREGGTRHSLHNSRETSHSRAKDFDSPIRRENPLRPIYRNLPRPQPTNPQIDRQSSSSPTYSDEDDSPFMSPERPSGGTTVTHSSLSEDADPGCAELFSRGMKRTQSRLDTILPNIWKEDAELQAERVAAAKKSPMHLFLTEISSVTESSESKSEASWEDEEKEEKRDGERWGNFLQPNRGMRRSQSLITELGSWGPEKCNSRSGATEDITITKESFQRDLFLTEIDTGRMDTDVQGGLEGDPVKYLYPAGSRLRPYVCAPGLPSYTEAEEAYSKGIRRSRSLLSEITIGKQESEQQQTEKGPRRTEMTREEFLKEIQSAETFLTEIISRQNAATNKKKTDSSYSPTPLSPEYESICIDPNSAQTIRFQSEISMRAKGKDDPQTEAIYAQVTKRAKKSEIKISMRPEIPILHIGSNKQPLKADSQESNADHCQSGEFVFSEIMPKNGLLHNQTLSCQKEAEECSDGPALPARGEQTDLLEHPPPELTESVNESNTVLLRENKSLITNETDSQKAAIIGNGEIMKDKLQASSPERGDQTCGKTDITSHDPDCSDKVSAVDSELIAADLGSQNDENLPQHNDTDEEKHCHIAQKAPTPAGTPTTPDWDPSTDVSLITPTDSVLSPMTSNSADCLTPSDSWMSSGGGGGVGNGGWRALGNETPHRDSAYFSDSDWEGDGLNRRSSDGLITPRPSSARGGDRGTLTGIEEKTEEEGEMGEKSPLKNSIQMSEKTTIESVLGSNDPENAVSHLGDDKDKLNKGLESTQRDDSGIFPIENKKSTMQCDDPQAMDCVDLIDTLFSKLDDESLKGLPHSGGYPIDNHFTGGIIAQITDSAENDLNLHSKTIAEANVLIESVSDSQSKDCVLRPNNNDYTSATEMDIDLTALNSLKCGNDTEDSVPPTQSDNRESRLSKLYGIQTTDATLSDEPLSVVEPSDDGKSVYDKVSGLMCPSWAEAGVEEAEGHEERPGLDHNELGLRNLRCLDGSEDKKVTTETEKQLAAAELSNAMKEKSPLRGTASRMDSPNNADRDSCEGLDVKTKELWSAMEEDEERTGSGVVRGEFDCHRFSQSGGDLRLWPDENDQWASPERRCQDTELRSEFFSGFSNKAWEVGERLVVGQEFWETEENDELAGSEPHPAVLEGCEETWNDEMQGFTVKEKWASKDGDDQETVQVVDIQQEENIENIEEIGSFNKDLKREISDIEVENIEIPEQETLEQGDSSSCAETVRDGEGLLDSTGTEENQNFNRWPQNHLCEIQKEEQTSAELVDKETSSNLEFSHALENKISNISICITEAPHINFADLENVESGLESEAEMRPWQYIEEGVSIMNVEEDYRDTSLPSESISCPNDLDVQEEIDQSYPQVDNFSSVDFPSPPPSIDLDVQDDKLESLDDSFPSPPPSVIEAEEFISHINLEDFITSTETETYISPTHNTDVSEPPATTQSIGISANLNLPSVHVTLADESNLTPDIEKQDEHNNLFQKTSSANSSSPQVPLNNLPELLISEWKDLDEEPLEDFEKLEQLCCISGDEEDSLGDLFLGNLELLESLKKTPDQKSSIVSDSNTCEEMCGSTPLTEGSRVDLKEDGISDNSDELAESAPHVILDAQDKLSPQEERNDSQRSLNQTSEVKDQGSLSKMTTKNGLMMQVCEERLQFSLCENVKTNVLWGSSVKDTVMLRPWGEQITENSAELVTVKEQKEDESNEEQETSPSIQPHIESDETKAEPLTVIEQPEVAMPQPTANQAMKAKLARLSLALPPLALTLPLTPTGKGGFGDGALGNRIGRRRGLSSGSDPDDEEEDEQEDESSRRVIVVTETDVDKRVGLRSLLKSPKEPMDREKDRGRNVSFFDDVTIYLFDQETPTNELSTSSPTTPAPVAVKSTKLDLRGPNIKSKESKRKEDLSIKPRSPVGANPVTSSRFTVSPANDPHLV; this is encoded by the exons GAGCCTTAAACATCCCAACATCCTTCAGTGTTTGGGGCAGTGCAGTGAGAGCATCCCCTTCCTCCTGGTGATGGAGTTCTGTCAACTG GGTGACCTGAAGAGATATCTGAGAGCCCAGCGGAAGTCAGACGGGATGACCCCTGACCTGCCGACTAGGGACCTCTTGACTTTGCAGAGGATGGCTTTTGAGATCACCTCCGGTCTGCTGCACCTCCATGAAAACAACTACATCCACAG TGATCTGGCGCTAAGAAACTGCCTGCTGACCTCAGACCTCACTGTGAGGATAGGCGACTATGGCCTTTCACACAACCATTATAAG GAGGATTATTACCTAACTCCAGACAAGCTGTGGATCCCTCTACGCTGGATTGCTCCTGAGCTCCTGGAGGAGTACAGAGGATCTCTTATAGTTACAGACCAAACCAAGACCAGCAATGTGTG gtCCTTGGGGGTGGTTATATGGGAGCTGTTTGAGTTTGGCTCTCAGCCTCACAGACACCTGAGCGACGAAGAGGTGCTGACCTTTGTCATTAGGGAGAGACAGATCACGCTGGCCCAGCCCAGACTCAAACTCTCCCATGCAGACTACTG GTATGAGATCATGCAGTCCTGCTGGCTACCTCCATCGCAACGCCCTTCTGTAGCGGAGatattcctcctcctctcctcgctcctGGCTGCCGAGCGAGGAATGACGAGGGGGAGTGTCggggaagaagatgaagaggatgaggaatatgaggagggcagaggaaggagaggggagagcgAGGAGTCGTTTGAAAGACGCTGGGACTTACTCCGTCCCCCTGCCTTCCAGACTGCAGCAAACGAGCGGCAAAGGGAGAGAGACTACGGCAGGGAAGACAGAGACAACTCCTACCCGCTACTGGACCCTGTGGGGAACTGTATCACGCCGTCCTCGTCTGAACTGGATGACATCCTGACAGTTACTGAAACTAGCAAAGGCTTGAACTTTGAGTATTTTTGGGAAAAGGCCCATGCCAGACGAGGCTACAaacctcttccacctcctcagCCAATCCCGACTGTGAACAATAACCACAGACAGTCTTTGGACACTCCCACTGTGGTCCCAGTGATAAGCGCCCGGAGTCCGTCCCTCGCCAGCGAGTACTACATCAGATTAGAGGAGCACACTCCCCAGGACAAGTCGCCAACTCTTAAAGGGAAGACCCATGCCTCTTTCCGCTCTGACTCGATTTCGGCTGGAGACATGGAGCTGGTGGAGATTCGCAGTGGAATGCTGGGAAAAGAGCGAGTCCCTTATTGTTCTTCTGACAAGTGTGGAAAGGGCCTCCAGACTGTGAGATCAAGCGAGGTTCAACTCCAGGTGCCTAACACAGGTGTGGCTGAATTCAGAGACACTTCGAGCAGAGTGACTGACTTCTCAGTCGTCGATTTAGGGgacgatgatgaagaggagaggaaaaagagcagCGAGGCAGATAAAAAATCGTCCACGAGTTCTCAAGCCCCGGTCCTTCCTCCTAAGCCTCGCTCTATGTCCATGTCATCAGCCAACCACCTTCACTCACGCCCACTCCCTGCCCCTCCGCTCGGATATAGAGGACTGCCTCACTACAGCATCACTGGAAAAATCGAAACAGATCCCCATCACATGAGCAGCTGCCCACCTTCTACCTTCGATCACCTGGGGCTCCATCGGGCCAGACAGACTCTACCCCCATCACCGTCcctttccccctccctccccccatcGAGCCATCCGATTTACCCCCAGCCTCCTCAGATgtgtcctccacctctccctccccaCTCCAAACCCCAAAGAACCTGCCCCAGTTACAACACAGCAGACAGTTATTCAAGATACAATAAGCCGCAGATACAGAGATCCAATAAAGACCCACTATCCTGTGACTTGTCTGAGAGAGAGGGTGGTACCAGGCACTCATTACACAACTCCAGGGAGACTTCTCATTCTCGTGCAAAAGACTTTGACTCTCCCATACGTCGAGAAAACCCTTTGCGTCCTATTTATCGCAATTTACCCCGCCCTCAGCCCACAAACCCCCAAATTGACAGACAGTCTTCATCCAGTCCCACCTACTCGGATGAGGATGACTCTCCATTCATGTCCCCTGAAAGACCCAGCGGTGGGACTACTGTCACTCACTCCAGCCTATCTGAAGATGCAGACCCGGGCTGTGCAGAACTCTTCTCCAGGGGGATGAAAAGGACTCAGTCACGCCTTGACACCATCCTACCTAACATTTGGAAGGAGGATGCTGAACTTCAGGCAGAACGTGTGGCCGCTGCCAAGAAATCCCCCATGCATCTGTTTTTGACAGAAATATCTAGCGTGACAGAGTCTAGTGAGTCCAAGTCAGAGGCTTCatgggaggatgaggagaaggaggaaaaaagagatggagagagatggggcaACTTTTTACAGCCTAACAGAGGGATGCGACGCTCCCAGTCGCTGATCACGGAGCTGGGGTCATGGGGGCCAGAGAAATGCAACAGCAGATCGGGAGCCACGGAGGACATTACGATCACTAAAGAATCATTCCAGAGGGATCTTTTCCTGACAGAAATCGACACAGGAAGGATGGACACAGACGTACAGGGAGGATTAGAAGGCGATCCAGTAAAATACCTCTATCCTGCAGGATCCAGATTGCGACCCTACGTCTGTGCTCCAGGTCTTCCCTCTTACACTGAAGCTGAGGAAGCCTATTCAAAGGGTATACGGAGATCCCGCTCTCTCCTTTCTGAGATCACCATCGGGAAGCAGGAGTctgaacagcagcagactgagaaGGGGCCTCGGAGAACAGAAATGACCAGAGAGGAGTTCCTGAAGGAGATCCAATCAGCGGAGACCTTCCTGACTGAAATCATATCAAGACAAAACGCCgccacaaacaaaaagaaaacagactcgTCTTACTCCCCTACTCCACTGTCTCCTGAATATGAGTCCATATGCATTGACCCAAACTCCGCTCAGACCATCAGATTTCAGTCAGAGATCTCCATGCGAGCAAAAGGTAAAGATGACCCACAAACTGAGGCCATCTACGCCCAAGTGACCAAGCGTGCTAAAAAGAGCGAGATAAAGATTTCGATGAGACCTGAGATCCCAATCCTTCACATAGGATCCAATAAACAGCCTCTCAAGGCGGACAGTCAAGAAAGCAATGCTGACCACTGCCAATCTggtgagtttgtgttttcagaaatCATGCCCAAGAACGGTCTTCTGCATAACCAAACACTTTCATGTCAGAAAGAAGCGGAGGAGTGTTCAGACGGCCCTGCCTTACCTGCCAGAGGAGAGCAAACAGATCTCTTAGAGCACCCTCCTCCTGAGCTCACGGAAAGTGTTAACGAATCCAACACTGTGCTACTGCGTGAGAACAAATCACTAATTACAAATGAAACAGATAGTCAGAAGGCTGCTATTATAGGAAATGGGGAGATAATGAAAGATAAGCTACAGGCCAGCAGCCCCGAGAGAGGAGATCAAACATGTGGGAAGACTGATATCACATCACATGATCCTGACTGCAGCGATAAAGTTTCTGCAGTAGACTCTGAACTCATCGCAGCAGATTTGGGTTctcaaaatgatgaaaatttACCTCAGCACAACGACACCGATGAAGAAAAGCACTGTCACATTGCTCAAAAGGCACCCACTCCCGCTGGCACTCCAACCACTCCAGACTGGGACCCGTCCACTGATGTCTCACTCATCACCCCTACTGACTCAGTCCTGTCACCTATGACTTCCAACTCAGCCGACTGCCTCACACCTAGTGACTCATGGATGagcagcggaggaggaggaggagttggaaATGGTGGGTGGCGAGCTCTGGGAAATGAAACGCCACATCGAGACTCTGCCTATTTCTCAGATAGTGACTGGGAGGGGGACGGGTTAaacaggaggagcagtgatggACTTATCACCCCCAGGCCGAGTAGTGCTCGTGGCGGGGATCGAGGGACGTTGACAGGGATAGAGGAAAAaactgaggaggagggagagatgggagaAAAGAGCCCCTTAAAGAACAGTATACAGATGTCAGAGAAGACGACGATTGAAAGTGTCCTAGGTTCAAATGATCCAGAAAATGCCGTCTCTCATTTAGGTGATGACAAAGATAAACTAAACAAAGGGCTGGAGTCAACACAGAGAGACGATTCTGGCATTTTCCCAATCGAGAATAAAAAGTCCACAATGCAGTGTGATGATCCTCAGGCCATGGACTGTGTTGACTTAATTGATACGTTGTTCTCAAAATTAGATGATGAGTCACTGAAAGGGCTCCCACACAGCGGTGGGTATCCGATAGACAACCACTTCACAGGGGGCATCATTGCTCAGATAACAGACTCTGCAGAGAACGATTTAAATCTACATTCCAAGACCATCGCTGAGGCAAACGTTTTGATCGAGTCTGTATCTGACAGCCAGTCCAAGGATTGTGTGTTAAGGCCCAACAACAATGATTACACAAGTGCTACAGAGATGGATATTGATCTCACTGCACTGAACTCCCTCAAATGTGGAAATGACACTGAAGATTCTGTACCACCAACACAATCTGACAACAGAGAGTCGAGATTATCGAAGTTGTATGGCATTCAAACCACTGATGCCACGCTTAGCGATGAACCCCTGTCAGTAGTGGAGCCAAGTGATGATGGCAAGTCTGTCTATGATAAAGTGAGTGGTCTGATGTGTCCCTCTTGGGCCGAGGCAGGTGTTGAAGAGGCTGAGGGACATGAAGAGAGGCCTGGTCTAGATCACAACGAGCTGGGCTTAAGAAACCTGCGCTGCTTAGACGGCAGCGAGGACAAGAAGGTCACAACAGAGACGGAGAAACAGCTGGCTGCCGCAGAGCTGAGTAATGCCATGAAGGAAAAGTCACCCCTGAGAGGAACTGCAAGTCGGATGGACTCTCCTAACAATGCGGATAGAGACTCCTGCGAGGGCCTGGATGTGAAAACGAAAGAGTTATGGAGCGCcatggaggaggatgaagaacgTACAGGATCCGGTGTGGTTAGGGGAGAGTTTGACTGCCACCGTTTTTCACAGTCAGGAGGGGATTTACGCTTGTGGCCTGATGAAAATGACCAGTGGGCCTCTCCAGAAAGAAGGTGCCAAGACACTGAACTAAGATCTGAATTTTTCTCTGGGTTCAGTAATAAGGCCTGGGAGGTTGGGGAGAGGCTCGTCGTGGGTCAGGAATTTTGGGAGACTGAAGAAAACGATGAACTTGCAGGAAGCGAACCTCACCCTGCCGTCTTGGAGGGCTGTGAAGAAACCTGGAACGATGAAATGCAAGGATTCACCGTGAAAGAAAAGTGGGCCTCTAAAGATGGTGATGACCAAGAGACTGTCCAAGTGGTGGATATacaacaggaagaaaacattGAGAACATCGAAGAAATTGGCAGCTTTAACAAAGACCTGAAGAGAGAAATCTCAGACATTGAAGTAGAGAATATAGAAATCCCGGAGCAGGAGACCTTGGAGCAAGGAGATAGTTCGTCATGCGCAGAGACAGTTAGAGACGGGGAAGGTCTGCTAGACTCCACAGGGACAGAGGAGAATCAAAATTTTAACAGATGGCCCCAGAATCACCTCTGTGAGATCCAAAAAGAGGAGCAGACATCAGCTGAGCTTGTTGACAAAGAAACAAGCTCGAATTTAGAGTTCAGTCACGCTTTAGAGAATAAAATCTCAAATATATCCATCTGCATCACTGAAGCTCCTCACATAAACTTTGCAGACCTGGAAAATGTTGAGTCAGGCTTAGAGTCAGAGGCTGAAATGAGACCATGGCAATACATAGAAGAGGGAGTGAGCATCATGAACGTAGAAGAAGATTACAGAGACACATCTCTTCCATCCGAATCCATCTCTTGCCCCAATGACCTTGATGTACAGGAGGAGATAGATCAGTCATATCCACAGGTAGACAATTTCAGCTCGGTAGATTTCCCCAGCCCTCCACCAAGCATAGACCTTGATGTGCAAGATGATAAATTGGAGAGTTTAGACGACTCTTTTCCTAGTCCACCACCATCTGTTATAGAGGCAGAGGAGTTTATTAGTCACATTAATCTAGAGGACTTTATTACTAGCACCGAGACAGAGACGTATATTTCCCCAACTCACAACACAGATGTCTCAGAGCCACCTGCTACAACTCAGAGTATAGGGATCTCAGCCAACCTGAACCTCCCCTCTGTGCATGTAACACTGGCCGATGAGAGCAACCTTACACCCGACATAGAAAAGCAGGACGAACATAATAATCTGTTCCAGaaaacatcatctgcaaactCATCCTCTCCACAAGTTCCCCTCAACAATCTCCCAGAACTGCTGATTTCTGAGTGGAAAGATTTGGATGAGGAGCCTCTGGAGGATTTTGAAAAACTCGAACAGTTGTGTTGTATATCTGGGGATGAGGAGGACTCTCTGGGTGACCTTTTTCTGGGAAACCTGGAACTCCTGGAGTCTTTGAAGAAAACACCCGATCAGAAAAGCAGCATTGTTAGTGATAGTAATACATGTGAGGAGATGTGTGGCTCCACTCCACTCACTGAGGGGAGCAGGGTGGATTTGAAGGAGGACGGGATCTCTGATAACTCTGATGAGCTGGCAGAGTCTGCACCACATGTGATCCTGGATGCTCAGGACAAATTGTCACctcaggaggagaggaatgaCAGCCAGAGATCCCTAAACCAAACATCTGAAGTCAAAGACCAGGGATCTCTCTCCAAGATGACAACAAAGAATGGCCTCATGATGCAG GTGTGTGAGGAGAGGTTGCAGTTCTCCctctgtgaaaatgtgaaaacaaatgtgcTTTGGGGGTCGAGTGTTAAAGACACAGTGATGCTTCGGCCCTGGGGAGAACAAATCACAGAGAACAGCGCTGAGCTGGTCACTGTGAAAGAGCAAAAAGAGGATGAAAG caaCGAGGAGCAGGAAACTTCGCCCAGTATTCAGCCGCACATCGAGTCCGATGAAACTAAAGCTGAGCCGCTCACTGTGATTGAACAACCTGAGGTCGCCATGCCACAGCCTACTGCAAACCAGGCAATGAAAG CAAAACTAGCTCGTCTGTCCCTCGcccttcctcctcttgctcTGACTCTTCCCCTCACGCCCACCGGTAAAGGAGGATTTGGAGACGGTGCGCTTGGAAATCGGATCGGAAGACGGAGAGGTCTTTCCTCTGGAAGCGACCCtgacgatgaggaggaggatgagcagGAGGATGAAAGTTCCCGGAGAGTGATTGTTGTCACAGAAACAGACGTGGACAAACGTGTCGGGCTGAGGAGTCTGCTGAAATCACCCAAGGAGCCGATGGACCgagagaaggacagaggacGAAATGTGTCCTTTTTTGATGATGTCACGATCTATCTTTTTGATCAG GAAACTCCAACTAATGAGCTGAGCACTTCATCGCCCACCACTCCAGCTCCAGTGGCTGTCAAAAGCACCAAGTTGGATTTGCGTG ggCCAAACATCAAGAGCAAAGaatcaaaaaggaaagaggaTTTATCAATCAAACCAAGGTCACCTGTGGGGGCCAATCCAGTGACATCATCACGCTTCACTGTCAGTCCTGCCAACGACCCCCACTTGGTGTGA